The following proteins are encoded in a genomic region of Variovorax paradoxus:
- a CDS encoding Bug family tripartite tricarboxylate transporter substrate binding protein yields MTNRRQFVKALGGAAALGALHPLAALAQAVQQAKIYYGFPAGSAGDSVARRVAEKLGDTPYSKINAVVENKPGAGGRIALDTLKTSVADGSVLCLAQASALSTYPHIYTKLSYGLADFAPISIGAVMTHGLAVGPMVPASVKTLKDYVAWAKANPGQASYGSPGAGSTPHFLGALLGLNSGTDLRHVPYRGSLPAINDVVGGQIASSMTPVGDCLPFVKAGKLRVLATSGAQRAAYLPEAPTFTEQGFPEIVADEWFGFFAPAKTPAAVIAAASTAIQAALKDKTVAEGLLSVGLVAHGSSPEDMKKSLQAEYERWGPLVKKIGFTAES; encoded by the coding sequence ATGACCAATCGACGTCAGTTCGTGAAAGCACTCGGCGGCGCAGCCGCACTCGGCGCCCTGCATCCGCTCGCCGCGCTGGCCCAGGCCGTGCAGCAGGCCAAGATCTACTACGGCTTTCCGGCCGGCAGCGCGGGCGACAGCGTGGCGCGCCGCGTGGCCGAAAAGCTGGGCGACACGCCCTATTCGAAAATCAATGCGGTGGTCGAGAACAAGCCGGGCGCGGGCGGGCGCATTGCGCTGGACACGCTCAAGACTTCGGTGGCCGACGGCTCGGTGCTGTGCCTGGCGCAGGCCTCGGCGCTGTCGACCTACCCGCACATCTATACCAAGCTGAGCTACGGCCTCGCCGATTTCGCGCCGATTTCGATCGGCGCCGTGATGACGCACGGCCTGGCCGTCGGGCCGATGGTGCCCGCCAGCGTGAAGACGCTGAAAGACTACGTCGCGTGGGCCAAGGCCAACCCGGGCCAGGCCAGCTACGGCTCGCCGGGCGCGGGCTCCACGCCGCACTTTCTGGGCGCGCTGCTGGGCCTGAACAGCGGCACCGACCTGCGCCACGTGCCCTACCGCGGCTCGCTGCCGGCCATCAACGACGTGGTGGGCGGACAAATCGCATCGAGCATGACGCCCGTGGGCGACTGCCTGCCCTTCGTCAAGGCCGGCAAGCTGCGCGTGCTCGCCACCTCGGGCGCTCAGCGCGCGGCCTACCTGCCTGAAGCGCCCACGTTCACCGAGCAAGGGTTCCCCGAAATCGTGGCCGACGAATGGTTCGGCTTCTTCGCGCCGGCCAAGACTCCCGCCGCCGTCATCGCCGCGGCGAGCACCGCGATCCAGGCCGCGCTCAAGGACAAGACCGTGGCCGAGGGCCTGCTGTCGGTCGGCCTGGTCGCCCACGGCTCCTCGCCCGAGGACATGAAGAAGTCGCTCCAGGCCGAATACGAGCGCTGGGGTCCGCTGGTCAAGAAGATCGGCTTCACCGCGGAATCCTGA
- a CDS encoding SDR family NAD(P)-dependent oxidoreductase codes for MKIEGQAALVTGGASGLGEATARELARLGAKVAVLDRNAELAEKVASEIGGVACVCDITDTESVTAALDKAAAAHGAARILMNVAGIGSAKRIVGKDGNPAPLEDFVRVVNINLIGGYNMARLFAARCAKLDALDNGEKGVMLFTASVAAFDGQVGQQAYSASKGGLVGMTLPMARDLAQHAIRVCTVAPGLFATPLLMELPEAVQQSLAASIPFPPRLGKPSEFAELACHIVTNGHLNGEVIRLDGALRMAPR; via the coding sequence ATGAAGATCGAAGGACAAGCCGCACTCGTCACCGGTGGCGCATCGGGCCTCGGCGAGGCCACCGCACGCGAACTCGCGCGCCTGGGGGCCAAGGTGGCCGTGCTCGACCGCAATGCCGAGCTGGCCGAAAAAGTGGCGTCAGAAATCGGTGGCGTCGCGTGCGTCTGCGACATCACCGATACCGAGAGCGTCACCGCCGCGCTCGACAAGGCCGCGGCGGCGCATGGCGCCGCGCGCATCCTCATGAACGTGGCCGGCATCGGCAGCGCGAAGCGCATCGTCGGCAAGGACGGCAACCCGGCGCCGCTCGAAGACTTCGTGCGCGTGGTCAACATCAACCTGATCGGCGGCTACAACATGGCGCGCCTGTTCGCGGCGCGTTGCGCCAAGCTCGACGCGCTCGACAACGGCGAAAAGGGCGTGATGCTCTTCACCGCATCTGTCGCGGCCTTCGACGGCCAGGTGGGCCAGCAGGCCTACAGCGCCTCCAAGGGCGGCCTCGTCGGCATGACGCTGCCGATGGCGCGCGACCTCGCGCAGCACGCCATTCGCGTGTGCACCGTGGCGCCGGGCCTCTTTGCCACGCCGCTCCTGATGGAACTGCCCGAAGCCGTGCAGCAATCGCTCGCCGCGTCGATTCCATTCCCCCCTCGCCTGGGCAAGCCTTCGGAGTTCGCCGAACTGGCCTGCCACATCGTGACCAACGGGCACTTGAACGGCGAAGTGATTCGCCTCGATGGCGCCCTGCGCATGGCGCCGCGCTGA
- a CDS encoding feruloyl-CoA synthase, with the protein MTTVRYRPLAFGVTRAVLRAGAPGTQYLRAETELGPYRDRMTDRLAHWAEAAPERTFIARRERLADGSTGEWQRVSYAEALQKARSIGQALLDRGLSADRPVAILSENGIEHALLALGCLYAGVPYCPVSPPYSLVSQDFEKLRHVLDTLTPGLVFAADPARYGRAIAAVVPADTEVVLAEGQLEGRAATSFDALIATPATPAIDAAMRATGPDTITKFLFTSGSTKMPKAVINTHRMWCANQQQLRQSIPALGEEPPVLVDWLPWNHTFGGNHNVGIVLDNGGTLYIDDGKPTPGGMAETLRNLREIAPTIYFNVPTGFEAIAHAMETDAVLRRNLLSRVKMFFYSGAALAQPIWDSLHRTQEAEVGERIVMGTGLGMTESGPFALYVTGPEVKSGDIGLPAAGIELKLIQVDGKTEVRYRGPNITPGYWRAPEATAEALDEEGFFCTGDAVKWIDEDNIHRGLRFDGRIAEDFKLATGTFVSVGPLRAKIIAAGAPYVQDAVLTGINLKEVGALIFPTQKVRQLAGLPDGAPMQQVLESAPVQAHFQQVADELAAMGTGSANRIARLHLMAEPPSIDKGEVTDKGSINQRAVLKHRDHLVEALHADTLPFTLKPR; encoded by the coding sequence ATGACCACCGTTCGCTACCGTCCGCTGGCGTTCGGCGTCACCCGCGCAGTGCTGCGCGCCGGCGCGCCGGGCACGCAGTACCTGCGGGCCGAAACAGAGCTCGGCCCCTACCGCGACCGCATGACCGACCGCCTGGCGCACTGGGCCGAAGCGGCACCCGAGCGCACCTTCATCGCGCGCCGCGAGCGGCTGGCCGACGGCAGCACCGGCGAGTGGCAGCGCGTGAGCTACGCCGAGGCCCTGCAGAAGGCCCGCAGCATCGGCCAGGCCCTGCTCGATCGCGGCCTGAGTGCGGATCGCCCGGTCGCGATCCTCAGCGAAAACGGCATCGAACACGCCCTGCTGGCCCTTGGCTGCCTCTATGCCGGCGTGCCGTATTGCCCCGTGTCGCCGCCCTACTCGCTGGTGAGCCAGGATTTCGAGAAACTGCGCCACGTGCTGGACACGCTCACGCCGGGCCTCGTGTTCGCCGCCGACCCCGCGCGCTACGGCCGTGCCATTGCAGCCGTCGTTCCCGCCGACACCGAAGTCGTGCTTGCCGAAGGCCAGCTCGAAGGCCGTGCCGCCACCTCGTTCGACGCGCTGATCGCCACGCCCGCAACGCCCGCCATCGACGCCGCGATGCGCGCCACCGGCCCCGACACCATCACCAAGTTTCTGTTCACCTCGGGCTCCACCAAGATGCCCAAGGCGGTGATCAACACGCACCGCATGTGGTGCGCCAACCAGCAGCAGCTGCGCCAGTCGATTCCCGCGCTCGGCGAAGAGCCGCCGGTGCTGGTCGACTGGCTGCCGTGGAACCACACCTTCGGCGGCAACCACAACGTGGGCATCGTGCTGGACAACGGCGGCACGCTCTACATCGACGACGGCAAGCCCACGCCCGGCGGCATGGCCGAGACGCTGCGCAACCTGCGCGAGATCGCGCCCACCATCTACTTCAACGTACCCACCGGCTTCGAGGCCATTGCGCACGCGATGGAAACCGACGCGGTGCTGCGCCGCAACCTGCTGTCGCGGGTGAAGATGTTCTTCTACTCCGGCGCGGCGCTCGCGCAACCGATCTGGGACAGCCTGCACCGCACGCAAGAGGCCGAAGTGGGCGAGCGCATCGTGATGGGCACCGGCCTCGGCATGACCGAGTCGGGCCCGTTCGCGCTGTACGTCACCGGACCCGAGGTCAAGTCGGGCGACATCGGCCTGCCCGCGGCAGGCATCGAGCTCAAGCTGATCCAGGTCGACGGCAAGACCGAGGTGCGCTACCGCGGTCCGAACATCACGCCCGGCTACTGGCGCGCGCCCGAAGCCACGGCCGAGGCCCTGGACGAAGAGGGTTTTTTCTGCACCGGCGACGCGGTGAAGTGGATCGACGAAGACAACATCCACCGAGGCCTGCGCTTCGACGGCCGCATCGCCGAAGACTTCAAGCTCGCCACCGGCACCTTCGTGAGCGTCGGGCCGCTGCGCGCGAAGATCATCGCGGCCGGCGCGCCCTACGTGCAGGACGCGGTGCTCACCGGCATCAACCTGAAGGAAGTCGGCGCGCTGATCTTCCCGACGCAGAAGGTGCGCCAGCTCGCCGGCCTGCCCGACGGCGCACCCATGCAGCAGGTGCTCGAAAGCGCGCCGGTGCAGGCGCACTTCCAGCAGGTGGCCGACGAACTGGCCGCCATGGGCACCGGCAGCGCCAACCGCATCGCGCGGCTGCACCTGATGGCCGAGCCGCCTTCGATCGACAAGGGCGAAGTGACCGACAAGGGCTCCATCAACCAGCGCGCCGTGCTCAAGCACCGCGATCACCTGGTCGAGGCGCTGCATGCCGACACCCTGCCCTTCACCCTGAAGCCCCGCTGA
- a CDS encoding crotonase/enoyl-CoA hydratase family protein, with protein sequence MTNPDLQLDIRDEVAIVRLTRGAKRNALSDGLILALRNTFETLPSTVRAAVLDGEGPHFCAGLDLSELKERDAGQGMQHSRLWHAALDLIQHGPVPVVAALHGAVVGGGLELASACHIRVADRSTFYALPEGSRGIFVGGGGSVRIPKLIGVARMTDMMMTGRVYNAEDGERANFAQYLVDEGAAFDKAFELARRIATNAPLTNYALMHALPRIAEQSADHGFFTEALMSGIVQNAPEAKERVRDFLEGRGAKVSKG encoded by the coding sequence ATGACCAATCCCGATCTCCAACTCGACATTCGCGACGAAGTCGCCATCGTCCGCCTGACGCGCGGCGCCAAACGCAATGCCCTTTCGGACGGCCTGATCCTCGCGTTGCGCAACACCTTCGAGACCCTGCCCTCCACGGTGCGGGCCGCGGTGCTCGACGGCGAAGGCCCTCACTTCTGCGCCGGCCTCGACCTGAGCGAATTGAAAGAGCGCGACGCGGGCCAGGGCATGCAGCATTCGCGCCTGTGGCATGCCGCCCTCGACCTGATCCAGCACGGCCCGGTGCCGGTGGTCGCCGCGCTGCACGGCGCGGTGGTGGGCGGCGGGCTCGAACTGGCGAGCGCCTGCCACATCCGCGTGGCCGACCGCAGCACCTTCTACGCACTGCCCGAAGGCTCGCGCGGCATCTTCGTGGGCGGCGGCGGCTCGGTGCGCATTCCCAAGCTGATCGGCGTGGCCCGCATGACCGACATGATGATGACCGGCCGGGTCTACAACGCGGAAGATGGCGAGCGCGCCAACTTCGCGCAGTACCTGGTCGACGAAGGTGCGGCTTTCGACAAGGCCTTCGAGCTCGCCAGGCGCATTGCCACCAACGCGCCGCTCACCAACTACGCGCTGATGCACGCGCTGCCGCGCATTGCGGAACAGTCGGCCGACCACGGCTTCTTCACCGAGGCGCTGATGTCCGGCATCGTGCAGAACGCGCCCGAGGCCAAGGAGCGCGTGCGCGATTTCCTCGAAGGCCGCGGCGCCAAGGTGAGCAAGGGATGA
- a CDS encoding amidohydrolase family protein translates to MDHQNLIAIDIHTHAEVSCWNPFDNYGEEYDRAADKYFGSSGRPTIAESVAYYRERKIGLVMFMVDAESNMGRRRIPNEEIAEAAQQNSDMMIAFASIDPHKGKMGAREARRLVEEHGVKGFKFHPTVQAFHPYDKMAWPIYEVIAEYKLPAIFHTGHSGIGSGMRCGGGLRLEYSNPMHLDDVAIDFPDMQIVMAHPSFPWQDEALSVATHKPNVWIDLSGWSPKYFPKQLVQYANTLLKDRILFGSDYPLITPDRWMKDFETAGFKPEVMPGILKGNAVRLLKLEG, encoded by the coding sequence ATGGACCACCAGAACCTGATTGCGATCGACATCCACACCCACGCCGAAGTGAGCTGCTGGAACCCGTTCGACAACTACGGCGAGGAGTACGACCGCGCCGCGGACAAGTACTTCGGCTCGAGCGGGCGCCCGACCATCGCCGAGAGCGTCGCCTACTACCGCGAGCGCAAGATCGGCCTGGTGATGTTCATGGTGGATGCCGAATCGAACATGGGGCGCCGGCGCATTCCGAACGAGGAGATCGCCGAGGCCGCGCAGCAGAACAGCGACATGATGATCGCCTTCGCCAGCATCGATCCGCACAAGGGGAAGATGGGTGCGCGCGAGGCGCGCCGGCTCGTCGAGGAGCACGGCGTGAAGGGCTTCAAGTTCCACCCGACGGTGCAGGCTTTCCACCCCTACGACAAGATGGCCTGGCCGATCTACGAGGTGATTGCCGAGTACAAGCTGCCGGCCATCTTCCACACCGGCCACAGCGGCATTGGGTCAGGCATGCGCTGCGGCGGCGGCCTGCGGCTGGAATACAGCAACCCGATGCACCTGGACGATGTGGCCATCGACTTTCCGGACATGCAGATCGTGATGGCCCACCCCAGCTTCCCCTGGCAGGACGAGGCGCTGAGCGTGGCCACGCACAAGCCCAATGTGTGGATCGACCTGTCGGGCTGGAGCCCCAAGTACTTTCCGAAGCAGCTGGTGCAGTACGCCAACACGCTGCTGAAGGACCGCATCCTGTTCGGCAGCGACTACCCGCTGATCACGCCCGACCGCTGGATGAAGGACTTCGAGACGGCCGGCTTCAAGCCCGAGGTGATGCCGGGCATTTTGAAGGGCAACGCGGTGCGCCTGCTGAAGCTCGAAGGCTGA
- the kefC gene encoding glutathione-regulated potassium-efflux system protein KefC, with translation MEHAPAWLTSSLIYLGAAVLVVPLSKALGLGSIIGYLVAGIAIGPWGLGLVSSVEEVLHFAEFGVVLMLFLVGLELEPKRLWNLRRPIFGWGAAQVLSCAAVLFAVGWAAGAEWRVALVAALGLALSSTAIALQVFGERNLLKTPSGQAGFSILLFQDVAAIPILALLPLLAGATAAEQSLSGLDRALEGLKIVGVIAGIILGGRLALRPLLRWIARSDTPEIFTAAALLLVVAIAALMQFVGLSMALGAFLAGVLLAESEYRRELETDIEPFKGLLLGLFFIAVGMSINFGVLIASPWLMAMLVVGFMVIKLAVIYALAKAMGLAYQERPVFTLLLAQGGEFAFVVFQAAGPDVLPPEITSLLIGAVALSMLLSPLLLVLLDKFVLPRYSRNNGPQLEEISEQQDAKVLICGFGRYGQIVGRMLMSQGLRVTVLDHDADTVEGLRQFGYRVFYGDATRLDLLRTAGAGTAKAIVVAVDDIEQSLDIVDLVKEHFPQARIIARARNVTHLFQLRDRGVTDVEREVFESSLRSARTTLEALGWPAHEARESAMRFRRRNIKLSDEIYPHYKDRAKLIAANKAGRQQFAEQMAREREERQRRLGRDWDRLDEKEEAEKADS, from the coding sequence ATGGAACACGCACCCGCCTGGCTGACCAGCAGCCTGATCTACCTGGGCGCCGCCGTGCTGGTGGTGCCGTTGTCCAAGGCCCTGGGCCTCGGTTCCATCATCGGCTACCTCGTGGCCGGCATCGCCATCGGCCCGTGGGGGCTCGGCCTCGTGTCCAGCGTGGAGGAGGTGCTGCACTTCGCCGAGTTCGGCGTGGTGCTGATGCTGTTTCTGGTGGGCCTCGAACTCGAGCCCAAGCGCCTGTGGAACCTGCGGCGGCCCATCTTCGGCTGGGGCGCCGCCCAGGTGCTGAGCTGCGCCGCGGTGCTGTTTGCCGTGGGCTGGGCCGCGGGTGCCGAATGGCGCGTGGCGCTGGTGGCGGCGCTCGGCCTGGCGCTTTCGTCCACCGCCATTGCGCTGCAGGTGTTCGGCGAACGCAACCTGCTCAAAACGCCGAGCGGCCAGGCGGGCTTTTCGATCCTGCTGTTCCAGGACGTGGCGGCCATTCCGATCCTGGCGCTCTTGCCATTGTTGGCGGGCGCCACCGCGGCCGAACAGTCGCTCAGCGGGCTCGACCGCGCGCTCGAGGGCCTGAAGATCGTCGGCGTGATCGCCGGCATCATCCTCGGCGGCCGGCTCGCCTTGCGTCCGCTGCTGCGCTGGATTGCGCGCAGCGACACGCCCGAGATCTTCACGGCCGCCGCGCTGCTGCTGGTGGTTGCCATCGCGGCGCTGATGCAGTTCGTGGGCCTTTCGATGGCGCTCGGCGCCTTCCTCGCCGGCGTGCTGCTGGCGGAAAGCGAATACCGGCGCGAACTCGAAACCGACATCGAGCCCTTCAAGGGCCTGCTGCTGGGCCTGTTCTTCATCGCCGTGGGCATGTCGATCAACTTCGGGGTGCTGATCGCAAGCCCCTGGCTGATGGCGATGCTGGTGGTCGGCTTCATGGTCATCAAGCTGGCCGTGATCTACGCGCTGGCCAAGGCCATGGGCCTGGCCTACCAGGAGCGGCCCGTGTTCACACTGCTGCTCGCGCAGGGCGGCGAGTTCGCGTTCGTGGTGTTCCAGGCGGCCGGGCCCGATGTGCTGCCGCCTGAGATCACTTCGCTCCTGATCGGCGCGGTGGCGCTCTCGATGCTGCTGTCGCCGCTCCTCCTGGTGCTGCTCGACAAGTTCGTGCTGCCGCGCTACAGCCGCAACAACGGCCCGCAGCTGGAAGAAATCTCGGAGCAGCAGGATGCCAAGGTGCTGATCTGCGGCTTCGGGCGCTACGGCCAGATCGTCGGCCGCATGCTGATGTCGCAAGGCCTGCGCGTGACGGTGCTCGACCACGATGCCGACACCGTCGAAGGCCTGCGCCAGTTCGGCTACCGCGTGTTCTACGGCGACGCCACCCGGCTCGACCTGCTGCGCACCGCAGGCGCCGGAACGGCCAAGGCCATCGTCGTGGCGGTCGACGACATCGAGCAATCGCTCGACATCGTCGACCTGGTGAAGGAGCACTTTCCGCAGGCGCGCATCATCGCGCGGGCCCGCAACGTGACGCACCTCTTCCAGCTGCGCGACCGCGGCGTGACGGATGTCGAACGCGAGGTGTTCGAATCGTCATTGCGCAGCGCCCGCACCACGCTCGAGGCGCTGGGCTGGCCGGCGCACGAAGCGCGCGAGTCGGCCATGCGCTTCCGGCGCCGGAACATCAAGCTCAGCGACGAGATCTATCCGCACTACAAGGACCGCGCCAAGCTCATCGCCGCCAACAAGGCGGGTCGCCAGCAATTCGCGGAGCAGATGGCGCGCGAACGCGAAGAGCGGCAGCGCCGCTTGGGACGCGACTGGGACCGACTCGACGAGAAGGAAGAGGCGGAAAAGGCAGACTCGTAG
- the kefF gene encoding glutathione-regulated potassium-efflux system oxidoreductase KefF: protein MTTTTPAAADTGGIYVLAAHPHWRDSRVNRRLLAAARSVPGVEVNDLYGSYPDFAIDVEAEQARLAKASLVVLLHPIQWYSMPALQKLWLDDVLSYGWAYGPGGTALQGKDCWLVATTGSPEASYHPQNYHRYFFDAFLPPYEQTAALCGMRFLPPLVLHGARSAAEAEVAAHVDVFAQRLGSYPQWPELEELDVCVACPVPETDRPAEHDDQNAVVAGAFHSAMTHGIASMSAANEEKNNEEGMA from the coding sequence ATGACGACAACAACACCCGCCGCCGCCGACACCGGCGGCATCTACGTGCTCGCGGCTCATCCGCACTGGCGCGACTCCCGCGTCAACCGCCGGCTGCTGGCCGCCGCGCGCTCGGTGCCCGGCGTCGAAGTGAACGACCTCTATGGCAGCTATCCCGATTTCGCCATCGACGTCGAAGCCGAACAGGCGCGGCTCGCGAAGGCCAGCCTGGTGGTGCTGCTGCACCCGATCCAGTGGTACTCGATGCCGGCGCTGCAAAAACTCTGGCTCGATGACGTGCTCAGCTACGGATGGGCCTATGGGCCCGGCGGCACGGCCCTGCAGGGCAAGGACTGCTGGCTGGTTGCCACCACGGGCAGCCCCGAGGCGAGCTATCACCCGCAGAACTACCACCGCTATTTCTTCGACGCCTTCCTGCCGCCCTACGAGCAGACGGCGGCGCTCTGCGGCATGCGCTTCCTGCCGCCGCTGGTGCTCCACGGCGCGCGCAGCGCCGCCGAGGCCGAGGTGGCGGCGCACGTCGACGTGTTCGCGCAGCGGCTCGGCAGCTATCCGCAGTGGCCCGAGCTCGAGGAACTCGACGTGTGCGTGGCCTGCCCGGTGCCCGAAACCGATCGTCCTGCAGAACATGACGACCAGAATGCAGTGGTCGCCGGCGCCTTCCATTCCGCAATGACCCACGGCATCGCTTCCATGTCCGCCGCGAACGAAGAAAAGAACAACGAAGAAGGAATGGCCTGA
- a CDS encoding ParA family protein has product MPVVLVANPKGGVGKSTLATNIAGYFASRGHAVMLGDVDRQQSSRLWLGLRPPQARSIATWEAAGDSAVVRPPRGTTHAVLDTPAGLHGWRFKEVLALADRVIVPLQPSIFDIYATRDFLDRLMEQRRAEKTKISLVGMRVNARTLAADRLNEFIASLGVPVLGELRDTQNYVQLAARGLTLFDIAPGRVQRDLEQWQPICEWLEG; this is encoded by the coding sequence ATGCCGGTGGTTCTGGTCGCTAATCCCAAGGGTGGCGTAGGCAAGTCGACACTCGCGACGAATATTGCGGGCTACTTCGCAAGCCGCGGCCATGCCGTGATGCTCGGCGACGTGGACCGCCAGCAGTCGTCCCGCCTCTGGCTCGGCTTGCGGCCGCCGCAAGCCCGGTCCATCGCCACCTGGGAAGCCGCCGGCGACAGCGCCGTGGTGCGGCCGCCGCGCGGCACCACGCACGCCGTGCTCGACACGCCGGCCGGCCTGCACGGATGGCGCTTCAAGGAGGTGCTGGCGCTCGCCGACCGGGTGATCGTTCCGTTGCAGCCGAGCATCTTCGACATCTACGCCACGCGCGATTTCCTCGATCGGCTGATGGAGCAGCGCCGTGCCGAGAAAACCAAAATCAGCCTCGTGGGCATGCGCGTGAACGCCCGCACCCTGGCGGCCGACCGGCTCAACGAGTTCATCGCGAGCCTTGGCGTTCCTGTGCTGGGCGAACTGCGCGACACGCAGAACTATGTGCAGCTCGCGGCACGCGGGCTCACGCTGTTCGACATCGCGCCAGGGCGGGTGCAGCGCGACCTGGAACAGTGGCAGCCGATCTGCGAATGGCTCGAGGGCTGA
- a CDS encoding MaoC family dehydratase, whose protein sequence is MPRMTKKTFQTLQDLAACVGQEVAVSDWIAITQEQVNQFAEATGDHQWIHVDVERAKAGPFGAPIAHGFLTLSLLPRFYETALDVVESRMGVNYGLNRVRFMSPVPVGKRLRARMKLLTAEPIADDGFQMTWETTIELEGAAKPACVAESVVRRYR, encoded by the coding sequence ATGCCGCGCATGACCAAAAAGACATTCCAGACGCTTCAGGATCTTGCCGCCTGCGTGGGCCAGGAGGTCGCCGTGAGCGACTGGATCGCCATCACGCAGGAGCAGGTGAACCAGTTCGCCGAAGCCACGGGCGACCACCAGTGGATTCATGTCGACGTCGAGCGTGCGAAGGCTGGGCCCTTCGGCGCCCCGATTGCCCACGGCTTCCTGACGCTGTCGCTGCTGCCGCGCTTCTACGAGACGGCGCTCGACGTGGTCGAATCGCGCATGGGCGTGAACTACGGGCTGAACCGGGTGCGCTTCATGTCGCCGGTGCCGGTCGGCAAGCGGCTGCGGGCGCGCATGAAGCTGCTCACGGCCGAGCCGATTGCGGACGACGGCTTCCAGATGACCTGGGAAACCACGATCGAGCTCGAAGGTGCGGCCAAGCCGGCCTGCGTGGCCGAGTCGGTGGTGCGCCGCTACCGCTGA
- the trmL gene encoding tRNA (uridine(34)/cytosine(34)/5-carboxymethylaminomethyluridine(34)-2'-O)-methyltransferase TrmL — MFHIVLVHPEIPPNTGNVIRLAANTGCTLHLIEPLGFSMDDRLLRRAGLDYHEYAEVKRHADWQALLDGERPATERMFALTTRGTRAVHDVRFQPGDWLVFGSETSGLPPAVRDGFAEPQRLRLPMREGQRSLNLSNAVAVTVFEAWRQNGFG, encoded by the coding sequence ATGTTCCATATCGTTCTGGTCCACCCCGAAATTCCGCCGAACACGGGCAATGTGATCCGTCTCGCGGCCAACACCGGCTGCACGCTGCACCTGATCGAGCCGCTGGGCTTCTCCATGGACGACCGACTGCTGCGCCGCGCCGGGCTCGACTATCACGAATACGCCGAAGTGAAGCGCCACGCCGACTGGCAGGCGCTGCTCGACGGGGAACGGCCTGCCACCGAGCGCATGTTCGCGCTCACCACGCGCGGCACGCGCGCCGTGCACGACGTGCGCTTTCAACCGGGCGACTGGCTGGTGTTCGGCTCGGAGACCAGCGGCTTGCCGCCGGCGGTGCGCGACGGCTTTGCGGAGCCCCAGCGCCTGCGGCTCCCCATGCGCGAAGGGCAGCGCAGCCTGAATCTTTCGAATGCGGTGGCGGTGACCGTCTTCGAGGCCTGGCGGCAGAACGGGTTCGGCTGA